The genomic region TAAAAAcagtgttgttgatgttgattgAGTTAAAGCTTATTCTTTGAGCTATTTTGTATAGGAATACAATTAATAGTTATTTCCATTAAGGATTCATCTGCtggtccttttcttttcttcaaataATCAGTTActtgtttggtttgtaaaaattcaggattttttttttttaattattttatttgttcaaTCACCAGTACACAATTCAAAGACAGtaaaagttaattaaaaatgattgaaattataaaaaaaaataaagaagttaaTCCTCACCATGAAATGTTTTGACAATAAGCAAtatttgcaaatacattttctgtcagtctGCTAAATGATTAGTCAAGTAAGCATTTTTGAGTGGTTTAATTTCAAAAAATCAGATCTATAAgatctatacatatataaatatgttttgcaTGTAAACATCTTcgtccaaaaaataaataaagctgtcagacaatTAAAGTGAAAAGAAGTGTAGAAGAGGAAAgtgatttttaaaagaaaaaagtatttcGTAAAGTATCACAAATATGTTAGCTGAGTGATACTAAAtaacagttgtgttttttggggggtatcCAGAAACTCGTTAGTGAGAGTGCGGGATTGTCTGAAAAATTAGAGTACTTAAAAAGTTTGGGGTTTTTTAGCTTTAGTGTAGCAATATTTATAATCagctgtttcagtgtttcagtgttagTTGTGTTCATAATTAAGTTGATTCAATTATTTCTGAGTGCTTGAGAAGGAAGAATTTGTGATTCTGAAAGATTGAGTAATGGCAATAACTAAAATTGTAACaatgttttatgtgatagaTTAATAAATCGATTTAGAGTATTGTTAATATGATACATGTGGTTGATTTTTACACCCTACAGATCCTGAATATAAACAGAAAACTCGGGTTCCTCAACATTACCAACAAAAACTTCATGTCCCACAATCCTCTAGTTTGCTTTCGTCATCCACATGCGCCTGTAGTTCTGTTTTGCTTCCTTCGCGCACATGAGCCGAACCAACGTGGCTTTTGCTCTTGACAAGACATTTCTGCAGCCGTTAACAGTCGTTATATGTTcgttaaataaaacattattataaatacaataaaacaagcGGTCGTTGAAGTGAAGCAGCTTGTTTTCGCGCCTCGGAGACGAACAGGTGAGTGAGTTAGCAGAGTTAGCTTGGTGAAAGTGTAGAAGTGACAGTAGCAGGGTGGTCCTCCTGATCTCCAGCAGTGGTTTACAGATGCGTGTTTGTCTCTTACAGTCAACATGTTTAATGAGGATGAAGACTGGAGTGACGAACAAGACGCTCAGGCTCTGAGCAAAACTGTCCTGAAGAACACccagaagaagaacagcagcAATAATGTCAAGGTGAGAAATACATACAGTTAAGTTACCTGCTGCAAGAGAGGGACAGACATTGTTTTCATACCGTCCATTAATTCTGTGTTACATGGCTTTATTAAGTTGTGGAAAGTatttaagtatatttactcagtTACTGTACAAACGTGCAATTTCGATGTACTTGATAGTATTTCCATGCTATATACGTTTACTTCACTATATTTACAATTTAGCATTtctttcaatagcttccatatcatgtgacccagtgactccaaaccaaagCCGAATCGTATTACTACCCAGGCGAGATAGGACACACTTCTTTATAATGGATCTTACTGATTCTTCTattttatatcaatattttaATCTAAATTCAGCACTTTTCTCAATAGATTGCATGTCCATGTAACCCTGTGACTCCAAACTGATGCCAAATTCTATTACTAAATGGGATGAATACACACAcctctttttatttaatttgagtACGTCTTCTATTTTATATGACATATTGTTATCACTATTTATCACTACACATGCCACATAGGACACGCCAACATAGCAAAGCAGTTGTAGTAAACTGAACAAATAATTAACTTATTTTGTCAATGCAAGACTTTAATGGAATAGagctgatgtatttttttttgttgttgtgttattGCTACTCGTACCTCAGTAaattatttgaatatttcttACTATTTCTATATACATGCTCCATTCCTAAGCAGATCTGGATCCGGACAAAGTAATAATAACAAATGTTATACTAGTGTTAGTGCAACTTcctttctatttatttattttgtggcaAAAGaatctgtttgaaaaaaaaaaatatttccaacaATAACACTGCAAGAAGCGACACTGTCTCATTACTGTTATCTTGATACAGTTATAATTGCCAAGGCTGCACATTTAAGTTTAAACACTAATTATATCACCTGAATTTATCCCCTGCTCAGTCCAAGGCTGTTGGAAAGAAGAGCCTGCTGCGGACCCTGCAGACGCTGGGATCAGTACCAGACTGGAAGAGTGACGACCATCAGCAGGACAGTGACAGTGAGACTGAAGTGGCTCCGCCGCACAgtaagaggaagaagaagagaaggaaaaggagaaaaccagcagagacgacaggagagcagcaggagaacaGCGATGTAGATCAGAGTTTAAAGGAGGAGAAACCTGAAGCAAAAAAGAGGAAGCAAGACAACAAATTTGGTGAGTTATTAACTGGTTAAAGCTttatatttcatacatttattgAGTGTTAATAAGTATGTAATGGATTCAGAACAATGTTGATGTCCAAACAATAGAGATGtgatataatataaaaaaatgtgtcttccTTCTTGAAGGGGCTTCGAAGGTAAAATCCACATCTGTGAGCGAAACGAAAGACAAAGATGTCACAAGATCTGCAAAGGAGGAGGCAAACAAATCAGTCAACgcaaacacactgaacagacaacagtggaaaaacaaaatgaagaacaagaggaaatgtaaaaataaatacagacaggACACGCCTGAGGAGGAAGTAAATAAAGAAGAATCTGTAGAGAAACAGAAGCCAAAGGAAGAAGTCAAGGCAGAGTTAAATAGCAACAACAAGGGTGAAAAAATCCGTCAGACACCaggaaagagaaaggaaaaggaaccgcagaaaaggaaaaagactgAAGTAGATGCTGACGTATCCTGTccaacaggaacacagacaCTCAGAGAAGAAAAGCATAttcaaaaggagaaaaacacaaaaacatttgaaacagTTGCAACTGAATCTCCTGCTGATGGATCCAGACGGGCAGCAGAGGAACCTGAAGTGAAGATCACGGATGATCAGCACCAGCTCCCCATGAAACAACTTAAACCTGAGCTGAGCAAAGAACAGAGCCTGAAAAAAGAGAAGCTGCGGAAAATGCTCCACGGGCTGGAAACGGACCGAAAGGAGAGTCCCGCAGAGACGAAAGAGGAGCCGGCGGCACCAGAAGAAGTAGAGGAAGAGGTGAAACTGGACCGCTCTGCCTCCCTCAGGTCCCGCATGGAGCAGCGTCTGGAGTCGGCCCGTTTCCGCTACATCAACGAAGTTCTGTACAGCACGTCCAGCGGCGACGCCAAGCGCATGTTCAAGCAGGATCCAGACGCCTTCTGGGTCTACCACAGAGGATACACGGCGCAGGTTCAGAGGTGGCCCGCCAACCCAGTGGATCAGATCATCGCATACATCCGAACAAAGTGAGACACTGTAAAATTCTGCATGTAAGGCGACAGATTGGAGGAATGCTACGAGGTTGAAATCCGTATCTTGGCACATTAGATCAGACTGAGATCTGAAATGTGGGCACTGAAGATTTGGAGCAACAGTTCCGTGTAGATTTCATTTAAAAGGGGAGCTCTTCCTTTCAGTTTGAAATTCTAAACACACATTGTATCCTTCACTCCAGGCCCGCCTCTCTGGTGGTCGCAGACTTCGGCTGTGGCGACTGTAAGATAGCGCGCAGTGTGAAGAACAAGGTGCACAGCTTCGACCTGGCAGCAACCTGCGAGCTTGTGACGGTCTGCGACATGGCCAACGTGAGTGTGTAGCTCCTCTGCATGATAATTCACGTACAGCCCGTGCGATTGCTGTTAGAATATGAAACACACCTTCTCTGTGTGCAGGTGCCGCTCCGGGACGCCACGGTGGACATCGCCGTGTTCTGCCTCTCTCTCATGGGAACCAACCTGGCAGATTTTCTAGCAGAGGCCAATCGGGTCCTAAAGATGGGGTAAAACGTTTTATATGGATTCGGTAAAGGCATTGCAACTGTTGTTTTATAGAAATATGTCTGTGTAACTGTTCTGCACTATTTATTACAGGGGTGTCCTTAAAATAGCAGAAGTGGCGAGCAGGTTTGAGAACGTTCGGAGCTTCATGACCGGACTGGCAAATCTGGGATTCAAGATTGTGTCCAAGGTGAGGAAACAAACAAGATGAGATCAGTGAGCATGTTTACAGGGACAGGGAACTGCTGTCTTACTTGTCTAATTTCCTTTATAAATATTAGAATAGTCAGAGCAtgcagctgtttgttgttgaaataaaattGTGAGCGCTCATACTCCAGTTATGAGAACCTGATGAAGACGAAGGAAATGGTGCTTGTTAAACATCTAGATTTAACACCTCTATGTTCAGCAGTTCAAAAAATGTacgagtgttttttttgtcagtgcagGTATCACACCTTGTTCTGTTAGCTTTTTAAGAAGTCAGTGTGCTCACAGAGGGAGCTGGTAGCTGGCAGCTGTGTCTTCTATAATTGATGGTGTGTGGCTGCAGTGCTGTGGGCAGGAAAACctcaggtggaaaaaaaaaaatattcagcgAACTGGTTTGTTGTTGTCTGCAAACAGGATGTCTGAAGGTCCTTAAAACAGTCTGAGAATGTGACAAATGTCTGTAATTGTCTTACATTTGAATTTGTGAGGTTTTCGTTAccacaaatgtttttatctaaTTTCATTTCCCTATTCTTCTAATTTGTTTTTGCCAAAATTAGTCGAGGTGTTCTGCATGAGAGTCCACATTTCTGATGTTAGAAATCTTACCATCCTACCATTGAACCCAGTACTGTTGTTCTATTGTATGCTTGTAAGTACACGTTAgcaaaattaatcaaataacCATGTTCCTACATAAAACCAATCTCTGCACAGAACCACTCATTTAATACGTAgcttagggttagggtttgttgtgcaaagaaaacaacttaaatgttttaaagttagATGAATATTATTAAAACAGTTCAGTGTGAAAGAGTTTAACCACGTGATGGCCAGTTGTGAAGTTACTAAAGTGAACCTGTACAAAACACATCTGTTGAGTGACTGATTCTATGTaaaggatgatttttttttatttttgtttttcttcaggatGCAGAGAACACTCATTTCTACTCCTTTGAATTAGTGAAGACGGGAAATGCTCCAGAGAACATAAAGACATTTGGACTGCAGCTGAAGCCGTGTGTCTACAAGAAACGATGAAGTCATGCGATGAAGACTTTGGTGTTCTGAGACGTTCTCCAGCTTGGAACGACTGTTTGCAGTTGTacattttatgtaaatgtattgtGTTTGCTGCATTTTGAAGCCTGTACACAGATCAAGTTGAATTACCTGCTTTATTTGTATATGTTTTCTAAAGATATACAAGTATATGCAGGTTTCCTTCCATTGTCTCTGGATGAAGATGATCAGTGAAATAACCCTATGAGGTGTTTTGTTGGGATGAAAACCGACACAGGCCACCAATTTGGTGATTTTtcctattattttttttataagagAACAAGTTATACACATGTAAAGATTCTCctgaaaaagtcaaaaacagaaatataagtTTTTAATATGAATCCGTCTTGTTATTTCATGATACAGGATATTCTTATGTGGAGTTTAAACAGATCTTAGAAGGATTCAGtgtgaacattttaaagtaaagttgAATCTAACGACTCAATGCTCCTGATTCACCCCCTTGTGTGTTTTATCCTTTGCCACAAGGGGGAGCAACAACACTGCAGCATAATGTGGAGCGACGAGCTGAATGCGAGTCTGTGCGTCTGGATCATCATATACTGTGTGAGAACTGAATTGTAGAGTTACTCACTGTTGTCACAGCAGATGGTCCAACACTGATTTAGTTGAGCAAAGACATTACAAGGACAGATGGTGAGCAGCTAAAAGTTACAGCCAAGTCTGTCAGTCATCTCTGCTGAGTGTGTTGTAGTTGTAGTCATATGGTGacaaattaatcaaaacagTGAACTAGGGAAGAATTCTATCAACTGATTTTATTGACAAATACCAGAAAATACATTGTTCATACAGTACAAAATTCAAGTAAGATGAAAAAGtgcaaaagtatttaaaaacattaatgcaAATCCAGAGCAAACATTGTACAAAGAACGGATACTTCAGTACATGAACTTACTTCTCACATCTAACGCTGacctcataaaaaaaaaatacaacgcTGCAGTTTGAGTAAGCTTTCACAGTTTATGCGCAATTTTAAAGCTGAATGTGTCCTCAGAAGCCCTGCAAGCACCTTTAATCTCCATCTTCACACTGTACTCTTGACGTCGATGACGATGGAGTAGCTGACCAGATGAGCGTACTCCTTACTGCCTTCTCCTGTCGCCGGTGGCTTCTTCACCTCCGGAGAGCCGGGCTCTTGCATCAGAGTTGTCAAAGCTGAGAGAGCCTCCTGCTCCTGGATCACAGAGACACGAAGGAAACGGGGTTGAGGGAAATTTTCACAAACAAGATGATTTACAATGAAAAATGGGATTTATTATCAGGTATCCAAAGGAAAAATTAAATTACTGATTTTACCCTCACCTTATATTGTTTTCTGCCATTTGCTTTGCtgtaagacaaaacaaaaaaaaaagattgtattAAAGGGTTACTTCGctaatttcaaacatttaagtgtgtttacaggtctcggGGAGAACTGCTGCCtatgtgaaaataaaatctaatgtcttttgtggctccaggggAAGTTGAATGTAATTGATAAACTTCCTCCAGGGTTTGGCACTTTATCAgataacatgcagcttcctctggagccccAACATAgtttaaactattttttttccctatATGTAGTagcagaggtggcaaaagtacacacactgtttactcaagtagaagtgAAGATACTgtgctgtgtttaaaaaaagtgtgttttgaagtgtgtgtttttcatacATACTTCAAACATGGTGGAATAACACTTTAACCATGTGGACCCTAGATGATTTTATGAACTTGTAGTGCTAAAGACCACCACTAGATGACACTGTGACTCAGTCCGACACCCTGAGTCGGTTCAAGTGTGCAGGTTGCAGGTGAGAATGTGAGGGGAATATCAATGGAGACGAGTGGTGACCCGAGTCGTCCTCATTGATCTCTGATgtcagaagcagcagctcactTTGTCCGTTATGACCCCGGCGACATCAACTCAGTGAAGATCTGCTGCCGTCAAAAAGTGTCACTATGCAGCACCGAAGGGcagggtgagggtgagggtgaggggGGGTAGCGTTTGGCGTTAGTCCCAAAATAGCTTTCCTCCCGGGGAGTCATGTTTTCTTGTGTACGCTGTGTGACTGACCTTCCCAAATTAGCCTGACAGGACCCTCCCACCGGAGCGAGGGATAATGGGACCGGGACTCTATCAACCAATGGCACCTTGACCAAATGTTCTGACCAGAGAGAAGGGCCCATTGAAAGAGCTGCACAGTGCAGCTTTATTCACAGTGAGACC from Sparus aurata chromosome 2, fSpaAur1.1, whole genome shotgun sequence harbors:
- the rrp8 gene encoding ribosomal RNA-processing protein 8 produces the protein MFNEDEDWSDEQDAQALSKTVLKNTQKKNSSNNVKSKAVGKKSLLRTLQTLGSVPDWKSDDHQQDSDSETEVAPPHSKRKKKRRKRRKPAETTGEQQENSDVDQSLKEEKPEAKKRKQDNKFGASKVKSTSVSETKDKDVTRSAKEEANKSVNANTLNRQQWKNKMKNKRKCKNKYRQDTPEEEVNKEESVEKQKPKEEVKAELNSNNKGEKIRQTPGKRKEKEPQKRKKTEVDADVSCPTGTQTLREEKHIQKEKNTKTFETVATESPADGSRRAAEEPEVKITDDQHQLPMKQLKPELSKEQSLKKEKLRKMLHGLETDRKESPAETKEEPAAPEEVEEEVKLDRSASLRSRMEQRLESARFRYINEVLYSTSSGDAKRMFKQDPDAFWVYHRGYTAQVQRWPANPVDQIIAYIRTKPASLVVADFGCGDCKIARSVKNKVHSFDLAATCELVTVCDMANVPLRDATVDIAVFCLSLMGTNLADFLAEANRVLKMGGVLKIAEVASRFENVRSFMTGLANLGFKIVSKDAENTHFYSFELVKTGNAPENIKTFGLQLKPCVYKKR